From a single Solanum dulcamara chromosome 4, daSolDulc1.2, whole genome shotgun sequence genomic region:
- the LOC129885801 gene encoding uncharacterized protein LOC129885801, producing the protein MFSTILIKVITKYINISTDSPLFTQRKRKRKTDCKIMEKKKMNAVAAMAMVLIILLSANMDTISVAAQGLNCYDNCNTGCAGLPSAEYLICDKKCHEMCGDGNSLFLLYFFFSLFLKREVWLKVQKSTS; encoded by the exons ATGTTCTCTACGATACTAATAAAAGTGATTACGaagtatataaatatatctaCCGACAGTCCTCTTTTCACAcagagaaaaaggaaaagaaaaacagaTTGCAAGataatggagaagaagaaaatgaatgcAGTGGCAGCCATGGCTATGGTGCTTATCATCCTTTTATCGGCCAACATGGACACCATCAGCGTCGCTGCTCAAGGCCTCAATTGCTATGATAATTGTAACACAGGCTGCGCCGGTCTCCCAT CGGCGGAGTACCTGATTTGTGATAAGAAGTGCCACGAAATGTGCGGAGATGGaaattctctttttcttttatatttttttttcagtttatttttaaaaagag AAGTCTGGTTGAAAGTGCAAAAAAGTACTAGCTAG